The Pongo pygmaeus isolate AG05252 chromosome 7, NHGRI_mPonPyg2-v2.0_pri, whole genome shotgun sequence DNA segment TGCCCTCGGAGCGAAGGAGGCTCCAGAACTGGTAGAGCCGGGCCATCGGGCTGGGCACCTCCCCGCGGCGCCCGCAGCGCGGAGTCCACTGACCGGCTCAAAGGTCTGGGAATCTCAGGGCGGCCGCGAGCCGCCAGCGCCGGCCTCGgggactggggtgggggcagtgctGGGGACAGAGGCTAGGCCTGGGCCCAAGGGGAAGGCAGCCGGGGATGGAGCGGACAGACCGCTGGTGCTTTTGATAGATTCCCGCAGCACTTGCGTTCCCCAGGCAGCCCCAGGATGGgtgctgggcagggtggtgccCAGCCTGGCACCGCGGCTTCCTGCCTGGGTTGGCTCCTGGCTCCAGAGCTAGAGGCTCAGGAAATCCCATAGGGGTCTGTCTGCAAGGGCACTTCCTTGCCCAGCAGAGGGGCTGTGGATGGGAGGCCTGTCACCCGGCTGTCTGTCGGGCAGCATCAGGAATCTGAGGGTGGGTGTGCCCAGCTTGACAGATGAACCCTGGCCTCCTCACCCTGGCAGCCGGCccctgggggaggtggggagcccGGTCTTGCCCGTGTGATCCACTTTGCCAAGAACGAAGTGGGCAGCTAGGAGGCCCATGTGAAGACCCGGCCTCACCCCACCAGTCCTTCACCTGGCCAGTGACTTACACAGTCCGTACTGGTGCCAGCCTGTTCCTTGACCCGTCACTCCTGCTTCCTGAGCCCTGCTCTCCCTAGGCCACTCACCAGCCCTCCCCCAGAGTGGAGAGGAAGTACCGTGTGCTGTGCGTTTTGGGGACAGGAAGCAAGCGCTAGTTGGAGTGTGAGCCCTGATGGTGGAGGAGGGGAGACCGAGGGGGTGCTAGCATCCCCTCCACTTGCCAGCCCCTGCCCACTATGCTCCAGCAAGCCCCCTGCCTGGCAGCCTGGGCAGCCCCCTCCTGGGAGTCGCTTCCTGGGCTGAAGACTAAGGAAGGGAGAACTCAGAAGCATGGCTTCCCAGGGTGGGGGGAAGTGAAACCGGGGTGAGGGAGGGAGTTAGCCACTTCCTCTACCCACCCCAAAGCCCCTGAGTAGCTGCTCCGGGAGCTGTGGtaccctctccttctccctttggCTCCTCTCCTGCTGCCTTACAGCGCCCCCAGGGCCGGGTAGGGGCATGGACTTCACCTCCTGGTCCTCTCTTCCTCAGGTATGGCGCTGACGGTGGATGTGGCCGGGCCGGCGCCCTGGGGCTTCCGTATCACAGGGGGCAGGGATTTCCACACGCCCATCATGGTGACCAAGGTAAGGATGGTGGCTCAAAGAGATGAGGAGGTCCCACCAGAAGCGAGGTCAGCCCTGTTCACCCCACTCTGCACAGATGGCTTGCTTTTTCTGTTCGGAGCCCGGGATCCGCTGCTGCCTGGCGTGCTGGCTGTAAGGGAGCCGTGGCCCTTTGCCACGGGGATGTGGTGGCCACTTCAGGAACAGACCTTGGGAGTGAAAGGGAGCTGGGCCCAGGACAGGGCCTGCTCTTGCCTCCCCAGTTGCTATCCCCACACCTGCAGGCAGCCATTTTGGGTGATTACTAGAACAAGAGCCCCCGAGTTCTTGGCAGTCTCCTCTTGACCTGGGCCCGGGCTGGGAATGTTCGCAGGAGGGCTGTGCAGGCAGCCACCTGCAAGGTGTGATTTGCACGGGCAAGGCTGTCTATCCAAAAGCATTTCCAAGCACAGTTCCTGAAATTCTGCCACTGCACATTCTTTGGGAGGCCCATTAGAATGCCAGTGTGGGGCGGGGGCTGCCGCCTGCACTCCTGGAGGGGATGGCTGATCAGCTGGGTGTCATGAGCAGGCAGAGGGACGTGCAGGAGGGTGTAGGCCAGCCTGGGTCAAGGCAGCCTCTGTTTCTTGGGTAGCAGAGTGGGAAATCCCTTCCCCAGGTGGGCCACGGTCTGAGCATGCCAGCTCCTCATCCCTACAGGTGGCCGAGCGGGGCAAAGCCAAGGACGCCGACCTCCGGCCTGGAGACATAATCGTGGCCATCAACGGGGAAAGCGCGGAGGGCATGCTGCATGCCGAGGCCCAGAGCAAGATCCGCCAGAGCCCCTCGCCTCTGCGGCTGCAGCTGGACCGGTAGGGCCTACCGCTCTGCAGAGCCTGTGGcgttccccctcccccaccaccccacgcACGGAGCAGCCCTTGCTCCTGCCCATGGGCTGGAGCTCAGCCCTAAAGCGGCCTTCTTGGGCCCTCTCCACACCTCGGTGAGAAGGTCCTGGGCTCTGCTTCCTGCAGCAGGGTGGGCTGAGGGGTGTTCCCATGCCTGGTTGGGTAAAGGTGGGCGCCAGGCTGGGCATGCAGTCACAGGCTGGGCAGGGCGAGCTGGCACCAGTCACCTTGAAGCCCGGGCTTGACTGGTTCCCAAGAGTGTGCAGGGCACAGGGCGTGGGCATGAAGTGGGTTGAAGAGGGGAAACTTCTGGGAAAGGTATGCCCAAGGCTGCATCCCCAGGACTCCTGCCTCCAACAGGGCATGGCCTTTGTTTAGTTCCCAGCTGGAAGTGAGGACTTGGGGGGCTCATTCCTCATAGAGCCTGTCTGTTCCTCCCCATCACTGCTCTGGGCCCTGCTGGTGATGGCAGATACCTGATCCTGGGCCTTACTCCTAGGGTTTTGAGCCTATAAGCCAAGGTGGGGCCAGGGTGGGGCCTGGAGGCCAAGCTATAGGGGGAACAGGTGGCTCCCTGGGGTGGGGCATTGTAGTGAGTCACAGATCGGGAATGCCAGGAGATCCCCGAGCCAAGAGAGCCCTCTGCACGGGCCTGGAACCTGAGTCAGATGCCTCTTGCATCCTGGCCACCCCCACATTGTCCTGCTCTCTTCAGCCCTACCAAGCCCCTCCTTCTCCAACTGCCCTGCCCTGTGGTGTGGCAGAAACTGGCTCCCTTCATGTCATTCAGGTCCCTGGGTGTTTGCAAGAGTGGGACCCCAAGAAGGAGGGTAGAGAGCACCTCATGGCATCTGGGAATGGGGCAGAaagctacaggaggctgagggtcTGGCGGCGGAAGGGCGGGAGCTTCGGACTGTCTCTTCCTCTGGGGTTCTCTGGAGGGACCAGGGCTTGGGGGAGGTAGGCCTGGGCTATAAGTCATGTCTCTGGTTCTGCAGCAGGCAAGCCCAGACTCcagtctcttaatttttttttttttttttttgagacagagtctcattctgttgccaggctggagtacagtggcgtgatctcggctcactgccacctccgcctcccgggttcaagagattctcctgcctcagcctcctgagtacctgggactacaggcgcgtgccaccatgcccagctaatttttgtatttttggtagagatggggtttcaccacgttggccaggatggtctctatctcctgacctcgtgatccacctgcctgggcctcccaaagtgctgggattgcaggtattaTACCGTGCCCTGCCCAGTCTCCTAACTTTTGCTGACGCGCACCCACCCCCCGCCTGCCCCCATCTCCCGCCTCCTAGCCTCCCAGGTGACCTCTCTGGTATTCAGAAGCCCTGGGGCAGGAAGCAGGGCTCCAGGCTGGAGCCAGAGCCTGGGCTCCCCTCACCCTGATCCCATGGCTGTCCCAGGAAGCTGAGGGTGCTGTTGCCCTACGTCTCTAGAAGCAGCCTCATGGCCAGGAATACGTGGCAGGATGGGACGAGGCAGGCTGTCCCTCAGCCCAGACTTCAGTTACCTCCCATTCAGGGCTCCAGCTGGGTTCCACTTTGGAAGAGGGTACCCAGGGAGCTGGGAGGGGAGCCCCTCTCGCTGGTGGGGAACTGGGCTTACTTGTCTGGAAGGAGGCAGGTGGGTCTCGCCCTTTGTTTAACTGGGGAGACCCCTGAGAAAGGGATCAGGAGTGACGTGCTCAAAGGCACCCTGGCCTCCAGTGGGCAGGGTGCGCAGCTGGCCCAGTCACCGTGGGCTCTAGAACTTGAGGCAGctcactttccctctctgggcttcagtttctccatGGGTTAAAATATAAAGGATTATTTCTATGTAATCAGtaatcaggccgggcgcagtggctcacacctgtaatttcagcattttgggaggccgaggcgggcagatcacctgaggtcaggagttcaagaccagcctggccaatacagcgaaaccccgtctctactaaaaatacaaaaattagccgggcatgctagcgggcacctgtaatcccagctacttggggggctgaggcaggcagaattgcttgaacccgggaggcggaggttgcggtaagccgagattgtgtcactgtgctccagcctgggtgacagagggagactccatctcaaaaaaacaaaaaaacagaaaaacaaaaaatcagtaaTATTCCCCCAAATCAATCTACAAACCCGAGGCTGAGTGACATCAGTGACAAAGTCCaggcaaaatagaaaaaagaaaaaaaaaaaaaaaaaagggcaggatAATGTGAGGACTCTCTAATAAAACTGAATGTTTGAACTTTCTGATGAAGTTATGTATGTTCTACTTTTTAGGACCAAACTATCCTTTCTTTTTTCGGAGTGGGTTTTcttgttgttactgttgtttgagatggagtctcactctgttgcccagcctggagtgcagtggtacaattttggctcactgtaacctctgcctccctgggtcaagcaattctcctgcctcagcctcccaagtagctgggattacaggcatgcgtcactatggcctggctaaattttttttttttttttttttaattagagatgggatttcaccttgttgatgaccaggctggtcttgaactcctgacttcaagagatccaccctccttggcctcccaaagtgctgggattacaggcgtgagccactgtgcccggccttggtgtttttttgagacagagtctcgctgtgttgcccagactggagtgcagtggcgcaatcatggctcactacaacttccgcctcctgggctcaagtgatcctcccacctcaacctcccaagtagctgggactacaggcatgcatcaccatgtgcagctacttaaaaaaaaattttagtagtcatgaggtcttcctatgttgtccaggctggtcttgaactcctgggctccagtgatcctcctgccttggcttcccaaagtgttgggatgataggcgtgggccactgtgcctggccaactgtCCTTTCTTTTAAGGAACCATGGTTGTCATTGATGATAGTTGTTTGTCTTGAGTTTGACAAAGTTAAAAGTTGGCAACCGGATGTCCAAATTTTCTGTAGCTTTTACTGGTGTTGAGAACTAGATCTGGGAACAGTTTTGGCCTCTTTTGGGGGTTGCGGGGTGCAGGGCCCCTGTGACATTCCCTCCTTCTGTTGCCTCCTCAGGTCTCAGGCTGCGTCTCCAGGGCAGACCAATGGGGACAGCTCCTTGGAAGTGCTGGCAACTCGCTTCCAGGTAAGCTGGTGCCCTCCCCTGACAGCCTCGGCACCCTGATCACTGGTGCATGAAAGTGAGGCCCGAGGGCAGGGCGGCCTTGGCGGGGCAGCCCTGCCTTTCCTGACACGGCCACTCTCTCCACAGGGCTCCGTGAGGACATACACTGAGAGTCAGTCCTCCCTAAGGTCCTCCTACTCCAGCCCAACCTCCCTCAGCCCGAGGGCCGGCAGCCCCTTCTCACCACCACCCTCCAGCAGCCCCCTCACTGGAGAGGCGGCCATCAGTCGCAGGTGAGCGTGCCTGTGAGTGGATACCCTGGTCGCCTGGGCTGCCAGCTCCAGGCTGGCTCCTCTGAGTCTCAGGAGCTCTGTTCGGGAGCCTGGGGCAGCATCCTCCCTGGGCAGGCTGGGGGTGGCCCCGGCACATACTGTCCCTTTCCCACTTTCAGTTTCCAGAGTCTGGCGTGTTCCCCGGGCCTCCCCGCTGCTGACCGCCTGTCCTACTCAGGCCGCCCCGGAAGCCGACAGGTGAGGCTCCCTGGGGGAGGACAGGCTGGAGGAACAGAAGCACCTACCGTTCCTGTGGGTTGCCAGTGCCCCGGGACAGCAGGTGGCCAGGCCCACCTGGGCAGCCAGGGTCTCCTTCTCCTGGCCACAGGCATGCTCTGCTCCTCAGCCAGGGAGGCCATCCTTCTGGTCGTGGGCCACCTGTGCTGTGCCCAAGACCTGCCCAGCAGTGCCCAGTAGCCCGTCCATCTCCTGCACCCCTCCCCTCATCCCCGTCCCCTCAtctccctcccctcatccccctcccctcccatcctgcTGACTTCCTCCCTGCCCAGTATGTTTCTCTTGGGCTGCGGCTGAAATAGTTTCGCTGCTGTTGTTGGGATGATTCCCTTTCGGCTCTGGCTGCATCTCTCGAacacattcctccccattccaagACCGAGGTCTGCCCGACTCCCACCCacaccctcccttcctcctctgacTCAGCCCAGAGATGCCCCAGTGGGACTGCGGTTCTGCCTCGAGCTGCTCTTGGCttgttctttctcctcctccccctaccCCCCCCGCCAGCTCCCCTGGACTCTCTTTCAGCCAGGTCCCTGTTGCCCCTGGTGACAGCCTAACCCCTTTCCTGGGTGGTATTTATCCTCTTCAACGGTGGGGGATGGTGAGGGAGTGGGGCAGCCAACAGCCCTCGGCCGCAGCTGCTGGGGACTGGCGTGGGGGGCACGTCCAGTCTTTGGGGTGATGGGGATATGGCCCAGCTGCTGAGCCCTACCTTCGGGTTGATTCTGCATTCCAGAAAGCAGAGCCTTTTGGGGTGGCCAGGGAGGGCACTAGAACCCGGAGGCTCTGGAGGAGGAAGGAGCAGGATCTTTCTGGGGGCCTTCCAAAGAGGCGCTCCCTAGTGACCCGCTGCGTGCCCACCCAGGGGCCAGCCTGGCATTGTGGCCATAGAGATATATGCCATGGGTCCCCTTGTTAAGGAATTGAAGATGTAGTTGTGGAGATAAGGCAAACTTGCAAAACAGTTTTGGAGCAATTAGGCACTAAGCAGTGTGGTATTAATTACAAAAGCAGGAGGCGttctgggaggggaggggggaaggaaggcTGTGTGAGGAGTATTGCTGGACATTAGAGGTGGTGGTGAGAGGGTTTAGGGAAGGATGAGCAGGAGGCGCAACACGCTGGGAGATGGAGAAACAGTGGTCCAGGTGAGGGCTGGTGTACTGGTGCTGGGGGATTTTTTAGGGGGAAGCTTTGTTCTGAGATAAGCCGGGAATGAGCTTGTTTCAAGAGGGCTGGTCAGTGTCAGTCCTGGCTCTGTTCCGCGATGCCTCTGGTGGGCTGTGGTCTCAGCAGGACCACGTGCTCAAGGGCAAGCCTTCCTGAGCTTCGCCGTCGTGTTGACCCCTGTCCAGGAAAATGAAGGGTGTGGGAGGTACAGAGGCATGGCTCCCAAACCAGCGGCAACACCTGagaacttgttggaaatgcaacttcccaggctccagcctATACCCGCTGAGTTGGGCATGGGGCCTGCGGGTCACGAGCCCAGAGCTGGGTGTGGGGAGACCCACCTGGGTCGGTCTCACCTCTGCCATGACGACTTGGACCAGGcccccttcctcttcctgggCCTTAGGTCAGACTAGAAGACGCTCTGAGTTCCCTTCTCTGACCTTGATGACTGCTCATTCCTTcggcaaatatttgttgagcagcTGCTTCATGTCAGACACTCATCTGGGCTCTGGGGATGCATTCGTGGAAAAACAGAGTGACACCTCTGACCCTGTGGAGCTGACGTTCTAGTCTACAAATGAGGCTGTGGTCCCACGGGTGCCTTTTGAGAATCACTGTGTAGCTGGGTGCTGTGAcacgtgcctggagtcccagctactcgggaggctggggcgggaggattgcttgagcccaggagtcgagaccagtttgggcaacatagtgaaacccccatctctttaaaaaaaagtcgcTTACACTTGAGAGTCTTAAAGGCTCTAAGAAGTCCCATGAGAAAGAAACccacttaatttttctttatatcctaaACTTGTTGAACAGCAGAATTTCTCCTGGATTTCTACCCCTgaccccctgccctgccccacccccaggaaCATCCTTGCGTTCCCCAGCACACATTTTGAGAGGTGTTGGCTACAGACAAGCTCGTGATGGGCAGGTGAAGGGGGGGAGCAGCTTTCCTGGATTTGGAGATAAAAGGTCTCTTCTGTGAAGGCAAGGGTCCCTAACCCCTAACtgcctgggaggaagggagggagagaaaggcatTGTCTCTCCCAGTCGGGGAGCTGGTCTCCTTTTCTGGGCCGGGCAGTCTGGTGGGAGTGTGTGAGAGGAATGCTGTGAGCTGCAGAAGCAGGGGTGCTGTGTCCTTGTGGCCTCCTGACATGGCCAAGACTGCAGAGAGCTGGAGGCCTAGGACTCCCTTATGGTGCCTCTGGAAATTACAGGTTCCCCCTGCTGGTAGGCACATGGCTTGGTGAGCAGAGGCGAAGTGAAAAAAGCCCCTCTCCCTCTGGCTGGGAATGAGGACTTGCCTCATGAAGGGATCCCGGGCCGCTGCCCTAGGCAGGGCCCATGGTGGTCTGTCTGGAGACGTGATGTGGCTCTTGAATTCCTGTGGAAACTATCTCTAGGTCCTTCAGGTGACCGCACAGCCCCAGGCAGTTGCCCTGCAGCCCGGGTGTGgactcccagccctgcctctgaTGCTTCAGGTGGCTTGGACCAGCCACTTTGCCCTTCTGACCTGCAGTCTCCTTACCTATAAAACGTTTTACTGGAGAACCCTGAGAGCAGAGGGATGTGAGGTGAACTGCTGGTAGCAGCCTGGTGGggttagggtctagggctgtttTCTTAAGATCCAGAAGTTTTTGCTTTAGCTTAAGGATTTGTGCAATTTTCCATCTGGCTTCATAATTCATCCATgactttgaattttaaaatggagaGAAGTTGGTTTCCCAGGAAATGCTGCCCCTGGCCCTGGGCATCGGCCCACCTGGCTGTCTCCAAGGCTCTCCTTCCCAGTGGCCGGTGCGGGCTCCTGGAGCTCAGTTGAGTCCCATTGGGGTGGCAATGGAAAGGGAGCAAGGGAGTGGGGAGTACGGAGATGCAGGCTGGAAATTGGCCTCCAGGAACAACTGTGAGGTTGAAGGCCAGATTTCCATGTTGGGAGCAAATTTAAGAGCCCCAGATGGACACGGCACACCTGGAGATGGGCACGGCTGCCTGAGTGTGGCCCAGGGAGGGCTCGGCTCCCCAAAGCTCCATGGGGCGGGCCCAGACCTCCCAGCAGAGTAGGGACAGGCTGGTCAGCCCAGGCTTCCGCCTCTGAGGAGAGGAACCAGCTCTCCTTGGGAAGAGGGCCTCTGCCCTGGCCGGCCCTGGCTCCCAGGGGACCTCGACCCCTTGCTTCATCCCTTTGTTTCCATCTCCTCAGTGCAAAAGGGCAGCGTGCTTCGTCTCTGCTGGTTCCGTGGGATCGGAGCCAGGCCCCAGTGTGCAATGTCTTTGCACACAGATAATAGCGTGCGTGACAGGGGACTCTGTGCTTAGCTGTCACCTGCTGCCTTCCTGCTGCTCGGTCCCCGGCAGAACCTGCATGCCTCCCTCCCACTCTGGACCCTGGCAGTCTCTGCATCCTGGCTCCGAGGGAAGGGGCAGGGGGTCCGCTGGTCAGCGAGGGCTGGGAGCCCCGACACCTTGGCTCCAAGGGAAGGGGCAGGGGTCCGCTGGTTGGCGAGGGCCGGGGGCCCCCTGGTGTCGGGCCTGGGAACAGCCGGGCTAGGCCCTCCTGGGTGTGTTGGCCAAAGGCTCTGGCCCTGACTCCTCCCCGGCTGCCTCCTCCCCACAGGCCGGCCTCGGCCGCGCTGGCGACTCGGCGGTGCTGGTGCTGCCGCCTTCCCCGGGCCCTCGTTCCTCcaggcccaggtaccagcaggccCCGGAGGGTCGGGTGGGGTCTTGGAAggctgggaggggcaggagggagacGGGCTTCCCCGAGAGGGATGGGGTCCCCCAAGCCCAGGtggctcctccacctcccagattcctccccctcccccactctcttctcCTGCTCTCCACCCCCTTGCTTGCCTAAGCCCCGGCACGGGACCCTCATTCCTGGCTGCTTCCCACCCTACAGCGTGGACTCGGAAGGGGGAAGCCTCCTCCTGGACGAGGACTCGGAAGTCTTCAAGATGCTGCAGGAAAATCGCGAGGGACGGGCGGCCCCCCGACAGTCCAGCTCCTTTCGGCTATTGCAGGAagccctggaggctgaggagagaggtgagggcctggggggctggggtggggaaggaggttcCCTCCCGTACCCTGGGCCCTGACTGGATGGGTCAGTGAACCAGTGTTCTTAAGTGCCTGTGAGGTGCTCACCACGGAACTAGGCACAGAGCCGAGCAGGGTGCGAAGCCCCAGCCATAAGGAGCTGACGGTCTGGGAGGGTCACCAGCCTGCTCCCAGACAGTAGTGGGCAGTAGCCGGCTGGGATGGGAAAGTGTCATTCGAGTGATAAAAGCGGTggcagggcctggggctgggtCTCCAGGGAGGGCTTCTTGGAGGAAGAGGGATTTGACGTGGCCTTTTGGCCTTAGAAAAAACATCAAGACTTAAACAGCATTAAGAGGTTGGCAGGAAGCActgtggaaggtggaggctggCGGCCAGAGGGCTTTGGGGTGTGGGAGTGAGAGAATGGGGGCCTCATAGCATGGAAGGGCGCCAGTGGAGGCCAAGCCCCTGCAGTGAGGGCCCTCGGGAACCAGGCTGAGGAGTGCCCTAACCCAGGAAAGCCATTAAATACCGATGCCAGGCGAGCAAGACATACGGAGGCTTGCCAGAGTTCCGTTATTCATGTGACAGACACTGACTGTGCCCATCTGAGGGACCAGATGTGTGCAGAGTTTGGGGATAGAAGGTGGCTATGACCCCACTCCTGCCCTTGGGGAGCTCCGTTCATTGGGGCAGATGGGCCTGGCCAGCTCCCATGGAAGTGAGTGCTGCTATGGGAGTTCCTATTCCCACAGCCCCTGCCTTTAAGGCGCTTAGCACCAATGCCCTTTAGAAcagtggggagaaggggagggagatgACAGGACAGGTAGGAGAGTGACCAGAGAGGCTTCATAATTCATCTATgactttgaattttaaaatggagaGAAGTTGGTTTCCCAGGAAATGGTGCCCCTGGCCCTGGGCACTGGCCCGCCTGGCTGTCTCCAAGGCTCTCCTTCCCAGTGGCTGGTGTGGGCTCCTGGAGCTCAGCTGAGTCCCATTGGGGTGGCAATGGAAAGGAAGCAGGGGAGTGGGGAGTATGGAGATGCAGGCTAGAAATTGGCCTCCAGAAATAACTGTGAGGTTGAAGGTGAGATTTCCATTTTGGGAGCAAATATAAGAGGCCATATGGACAAGGCACACCTGGAGATTGGCAGGTGGCTGGTTCTAATGCTGATGTTTAGCTCCAAGGGGCATTTGCAGAGGCATAGGGGGTGGGGTGAGAAGGTTTGGAGCAAATCTTGTCTGTTTTGACCCTGAGGCCTCAGAAGGTCCCAGGAGGCAGCACAGGGAGAGGGCAGTGACTTTGCCAAGGGAGCCTCAGCGTCCTTAGCTGCAGACAGGGGCGACAGCTGCCCTATAGCCCTGGGCTTCATCTTCGTGTGGCTTGAGAGCTCAGATGCGACAATGCATGGAAAAGCACTTTGGAAGCTGTACCGAGGCATTTCGCTCCTGTTGCCGTCTCCAGTTATTATCTAATCACACTGTCATTACCGGGTCAGAGAGGGAGCACCTGCTTCACCTGACACGTCACACACTGAGCACAGATGGCCCCAGGTGGCCTTAGATGGGCAAACTAGGCCTTGTACCTGCCTCCTTCATGCCCTTGCCCAGCCTCAGCCATGGATCTGGAAAGATC contains these protein-coding regions:
- the PDLIM2 gene encoding PDZ and LIM domain protein 2 isoform X5, producing the protein MALTVDVAGPAPWGFRITGGRDFHTPIMVTKVAERGKAKDADLRPGDIIVAINGESAEGMLHAEAQSKIRQSPSPLRLQLDRSQAASPGQTNGDSSLEVLATRFQGSVRTYTESQSSLRSSYSSPTSLSPRAGSPFSPPPSSSPLTGEAAISRSFQSLACSPGLPAADRLSYSGRPGSRQAGLGRAGDSAVLVLPPSPGPRSSRPSVDSEGGSLLLDEDSEVFKMLQENREGRAAPRQSSSFRLLQEALEAEERGGTPAFLPSSLSPQSSLPASRALATPPKLHTCEKCSTSIANQAVRIQEGRYRHPGCYTCADCGLNLKMRGHFWVGDELYCEKHARQRYTATLSSRA
- the PDLIM2 gene encoding PDZ and LIM domain protein 2 isoform X2, encoding MRGGRARPAWESFMGLPPRSSAKWGAGQSLDRLRCAPGGRGLAGAPGRMRAPPAGRPQPAGGPGDSLPHPPSGLRPGGSAWARRAEAAASRARGGGRGGPGITWAEAGPGAPGGLSPESGRRQRERWRLLAFPPSRAWAPSPTGERQPGERAHLRSSARPALPGAGLLSAPLSARNPGLVRGPAPCSLASAGAPPRAALSPAGALLLQPPTRRVLCPRSEGGSRTGRAGPSGWAPPRGARSAESTDRLKGMALTVDVAGPAPWGFRITGGRDFHTPIMVTKVAERGKAKDADLRPGDIIVAINGESAEGMLHAEAQSKIRQSPSPLRLQLDRSQAASPGQTNGDSSLEVLATRFQGSVRTYTESQSSLRSSYSSPTSLSPRAGSPFSPPPSSSPLTGEAAISRSFQSLACSPGLPAADRLSYSGRPGSRQAGLGRAGDSAVLVLPPSPGPRSSRPSVDSEGGSLLLDEDSEVFKMLQENREGRAAPRQSSSFRLLQEALEAEERGTRLCASRRAGTATPAATPVPTVG
- the PDLIM2 gene encoding PDZ and LIM domain protein 2 isoform X4 translates to MRGGRARPAWESFMGLPPRSSAKWGAGQSLDRLRCAPGGRGLAGAPGRMRAPPAGRPQPAGGPGDSLPHPPSGLRPGGSAWARRAEAAASRARGGGRGGPGITWAEAGPGAPGGLSPESGRRQRERWRLLAFPPSRAWAPSPTGMALTVDVAGPAPWGFRITGGRDFHTPIMVTKVAERGKAKDADLRPGDIIVAINGESAEGMLHAEAQSKIRQSPSPLRLQLDRSQAASPGQTNGDSSLEVLATRFQGSVRTYTESQSSLRSSYSSPTSLSPRAGSPFSPPPSSSPLTGEAAISRSFQSLACSPGLPAADRLSYSGRPGSRQAGLGRAGDSAVLVLPPSPGPRSSRPSVDSEGGSLLLDEDSEVFKMLQENREGRAAPRQSSSFRLLQEALEAEERGGTPAFLPSSLSPQSSLPASRALATPPKLHTCEKCSTSIANQAVRIQEGRYRHPGCYTCADCGLNLKMRGHFWVGDELYCEKHARQRYTATLSSRA
- the PDLIM2 gene encoding PDZ and LIM domain protein 2 isoform X3, encoding MRGGRARPAWESFMGLPPRSSAKWGAGQSLDRLRCAPGGRGLAGAPGRMRAPPAGRPQPAGGPGDSLPHPPSGLRPGGSAWARRAEAAASRARGGGRGGPGITWAEAGPGAPGGLSPESGRRQRERWRLLAFPPSRAWAPSPTGERQPGMALTVDVAGPAPWGFRITGGRDFHTPIMVTKVAERGKAKDADLRPGDIIVAINGESAEGMLHAEAQSKIRQSPSPLRLQLDRSQAASPGQTNGDSSLEVLATRFQGSVRTYTESQSSLRSSYSSPTSLSPRAGSPFSPPPSSSPLTGEAAISRSFQSLACSPGLPAADRLSYSGRPGSRQAGLGRAGDSAVLVLPPSPGPRSSRPSVDSEGGSLLLDEDSEVFKMLQENREGRAAPRQSSSFRLLQEALEAEERGGTPAFLPSSLSPQSSLPASRALATPPKLHTCEKCSTSIANQAVRIQEGRYRHPGCYTCADCGLNLKMRGHFWVGDELYCEKHARQRYTATLSSRA